In Hymenobacter sublimis, a single genomic region encodes these proteins:
- a CDS encoding ExbD/TolR family protein, which yields MPKVKPHRTSPSLDMTPMVDLAFLLVTFFMLTTKFAPEEAVVVDTPSSTSEIRLPESHVITIAVDKDKRVFFGVDDDAIKSDLLTQVGAKYGVSFTPSQIQAFKGVASSFGTPIEKLPALLSLDSEQRKLVKQEGIPADSVNNQFIEWVQTAQALSRKSAYGKPSYVAIKGDGNADVPTVKRVIKLMQDKNINRFNLITDLETKPVAGN from the coding sequence ATGCCCAAAGTAAAGCCCCATAGAACGTCACCGTCGCTGGATATGACCCCGATGGTGGACTTGGCCTTCCTGCTGGTGACTTTCTTCATGCTCACCACCAAGTTCGCCCCGGAAGAGGCAGTGGTGGTAGATACGCCCTCATCCACCTCGGAAATTCGCTTGCCAGAGTCGCACGTAATCACGATTGCGGTCGACAAAGACAAGCGCGTATTCTTCGGAGTAGATGATGACGCTATCAAGTCGGATTTGCTGACGCAGGTAGGAGCTAAGTACGGAGTAAGCTTTACTCCGTCTCAGATTCAGGCCTTTAAAGGCGTCGCTTCAAGCTTCGGCACCCCCATCGAAAAACTGCCTGCGCTGCTTAGCCTAGACAGTGAACAGCGGAAGTTGGTGAAGCAGGAGGGTATTCCTGCTGACTCTGTCAACAACCAGTTCATCGAGTGGGTACAAACTGCCCAAGCCTTGAGCCGCAAGTCAGCTTATGGTAAGCCTTCCTACGTGGCTATCAAAGGCGACGGCAATGCCGATGTACCGACGGTGAAAAGAGTCATCAAGCTGATGCAGGATAAGAACATTAACCGGTTCAACCTGATTACCGACCTGGAAACTAAACCAGTGGCTGGTAACTAA
- a CDS encoding MotA/TolQ/ExbB proton channel family protein produces the protein MNKPAARPAAAAAPKGEAKGGGSSLFAILAIVLAFIVSVIIYKFVLGDASHFQGGNNENNPIGGDYFGVVYKGGPIVPLLMTMFLCVIIFSIERALTISRAKGSKSIESFVRTIRQKLNVNDITGAIAACDQQKGSVANVVKAGLGKYQEMARERNLEKDQKILAIQKEIEESTALELPMLEKNLVILSTLASIATLVGLLGTVFGMIKAFSALAQGGAPDAVGLANGISEALINTALGIGTSAIAIVAYNFFTSKIDELTYSIDEAGFSIIQTFAAQHGETEHHTA, from the coding sequence ATGAACAAGCCCGCGGCTCGGCCCGCCGCTGCTGCAGCGCCGAAAGGCGAAGCTAAGGGCGGTGGTTCGTCCCTGTTTGCCATTCTCGCCATCGTATTGGCGTTTATTGTAAGCGTGATCATCTACAAATTCGTCCTAGGTGATGCCAGCCACTTCCAAGGTGGTAACAACGAGAATAACCCCATTGGTGGTGACTACTTCGGTGTAGTGTACAAAGGTGGTCCTATCGTACCGCTACTGATGACGATGTTCCTGTGCGTAATCATCTTCTCGATTGAGCGGGCACTTACTATCAGCCGCGCCAAAGGCAGCAAGAGCATCGAATCATTCGTGCGCACTATCCGCCAGAAGCTGAACGTAAACGACATCACCGGTGCTATTGCCGCCTGCGACCAGCAGAAAGGTTCGGTAGCTAACGTGGTAAAGGCTGGCCTGGGCAAATACCAGGAAATGGCCCGCGAGCGTAACCTGGAGAAAGACCAGAAGATCTTGGCTATCCAGAAAGAAATCGAGGAGTCGACGGCTCTGGAACTGCCCATGCTGGAGAAAAACCTAGTTATTCTGTCCACGCTGGCTTCTATCGCCACGCTGGTAGGTCTGCTGGGTACGGTATTCGGTATGATCAAAGCCTTCTCGGCACTGGCCCAAGGTGGTGCTCCTGACGCAGTAGGTCTGGCTAACGGTATCTCGGAAGCTTTGATCAACACGGCTCTGGGTATCGGTACCTCGGCAATTGCCATTGTGGCCTACAACTTCTTCACCAGCAAAATTGACGAGCTGACCTACAGCATCGACGAGGCTGGCTTCAGCATCATTCAGACCTTTGCTGCTCAGCACGGCGAAACCGAACACCACACTGCTTAA
- the mazG gene encoding nucleoside triphosphate pyrophosphohydrolase — protein MEDTIAARRPAQLEAFGRLLDVLDRLRAECPWDKKQTLESLRHLTIEETYELSDAIIRGDLADLKKELGDVLLHLTFYAKIASEQGAFDIADVLNAQCEKLIFRHPHIYGTAKADSEEEVKRNWEQLKLQEKGNSSVLGGVPTSLPALVKAMRIQEKARGAGFDWERPEQVWEKVQEELQEFQAEFATPEPTQASQERAAAEFGDLLFSLINFARHAGINPEEALERTNRKFITRFQYLETAAAQDGHQLRDLTLAQMDSYWEEAKNRPDATSKTPRSE, from the coding sequence ATGGAAGATACTATTGCCGCCCGCCGCCCAGCCCAGCTAGAGGCTTTTGGTCGCCTGCTCGATGTACTAGACCGCCTCAGAGCTGAGTGCCCATGGGATAAAAAGCAAACCCTGGAAAGCTTGCGCCACCTCACCATTGAAGAAACTTACGAACTCAGCGACGCCATCATCCGGGGTGACTTAGCTGACTTAAAGAAGGAACTAGGTGACGTACTGCTGCACCTAACTTTCTACGCTAAAATCGCCAGCGAACAAGGCGCTTTTGATATTGCTGACGTGCTGAATGCCCAGTGTGAAAAGCTTATTTTCCGCCATCCTCACATCTACGGCACCGCCAAAGCAGACAGTGAGGAGGAGGTTAAGCGTAACTGGGAACAGTTGAAACTGCAAGAAAAAGGGAACTCCTCGGTGCTAGGTGGCGTACCTACCTCATTACCAGCCTTGGTAAAAGCCATGCGCATCCAGGAAAAAGCCAGAGGCGCTGGTTTCGACTGGGAACGTCCCGAGCAAGTATGGGAAAAGGTACAGGAAGAACTACAGGAATTCCAAGCAGAATTTGCTACCCCCGAACCTACTCAAGCCAGCCAAGAGCGAGCCGCCGCTGAATTTGGCGACTTATTATTCTCCCTCATCAATTTCGCCCGCCACGCCGGGATCAACCCCGAAGAGGCGCTCGAACGCACTAACCGCAAGTTCATTACCCGCTTTCAGTACCTAGAAACTGCTGCGGCTCAAGACGGTCATCAGCTCCGCGACCTTACGCTCGCTCAGATGGATAGCTATTGGGAAGAAGCCAAAAACCGACCCGACGCTACGTCTAAAACCCCACGCTCGGAATAG
- the glmM gene encoding phosphoglucosamine mutase — MALIKSISGIRGTIGGAAGNGLTPIDVVKYAAAFGTWVLEKTQNNTIVIGRDARLSGDMVSRLVSATLQGLGINVIDLGLSTTPTVEMAVPAKNAGGGIILTASHNPKQWNALKLLNAAGEFISDEDGKQVLALGDAEAFDFAPVTKLGKYTTDDTFLQEHINAILALPLVDKQAIKAKNFRVVVDAVNSTGGFAVPMLLQQLGVEVIEKLFCEPTGDFAHNPEPLPENLRDIARVLEKGSFDLGIVVDPDVDRLALVNEDGTMFGEEYTLVAVADYVLQQSGGGNTVSNLSSTRALRDVTEKQGGSYAAAAVGEVNVVNKMKETGAIIGGEGNGGIIYPELHYGRDSLVGIALFLSHLAKTGMTMTRLRASYPNYFISKNKIELTPEINTDEVLVRMEERYAKQPINTIDGVKIEFDKEWVHLRKSNTEPIIRIYAESDSNATADHLANKIIGDIKEIISK; from the coding sequence GTGGCACTGATTAAATCGATTTCGGGCATACGAGGAACCATTGGAGGGGCAGCCGGAAACGGTCTGACTCCTATCGATGTGGTTAAATACGCCGCTGCCTTTGGCACGTGGGTATTAGAAAAAACGCAGAATAACACCATCGTTATTGGTCGCGACGCCCGCTTATCGGGGGATATGGTGAGCCGGTTGGTATCGGCTACCCTCCAAGGACTTGGCATCAACGTAATTGACTTGGGGCTAAGTACTACGCCAACTGTAGAAATGGCTGTACCCGCGAAAAATGCGGGGGGCGGTATTATTCTGACGGCTTCGCATAACCCCAAGCAGTGGAACGCGCTGAAGCTACTTAACGCAGCCGGCGAGTTTATTTCTGATGAGGACGGCAAACAGGTTTTGGCCCTCGGCGACGCTGAAGCGTTTGATTTCGCCCCCGTTACTAAGCTGGGCAAGTATACCACCGACGATACTTTTCTGCAGGAACACATTAACGCTATTCTGGCCCTGCCACTGGTAGACAAGCAAGCCATTAAAGCTAAGAACTTCCGGGTGGTCGTAGACGCCGTTAACTCCACGGGTGGGTTTGCGGTGCCTATGTTGCTCCAACAGCTGGGGGTAGAGGTAATTGAAAAGCTGTTCTGTGAACCCACCGGCGACTTTGCCCATAATCCGGAGCCGCTACCCGAGAACTTGCGCGACATTGCCCGGGTACTCGAAAAAGGTTCGTTTGACCTCGGCATTGTCGTGGATCCGGACGTCGACCGTCTGGCCCTAGTCAACGAAGACGGAACGATGTTTGGGGAGGAGTACACTCTAGTAGCTGTTGCCGACTACGTGCTGCAGCAAAGCGGGGGAGGCAACACTGTGAGTAACCTCAGCAGTACCCGTGCTCTGCGGGACGTCACTGAAAAACAAGGGGGTAGCTACGCGGCCGCTGCCGTAGGCGAAGTCAATGTAGTGAACAAGATGAAGGAAACCGGCGCCATTATTGGGGGCGAAGGCAACGGCGGCATCATTTACCCGGAACTGCATTACGGCCGCGACTCCTTAGTAGGCATTGCGCTTTTCCTAAGCCACTTGGCCAAAACGGGCATGACGATGACCCGCCTGCGAGCTTCCTATCCGAACTACTTTATTTCAAAGAACAAGATTGAGCTAACGCCGGAAATCAACACCGACGAGGTATTGGTGCGCATGGAAGAGCGCTACGCCAAGCAGCCCATCAACACAATTGACGGGGTCAAGATTGAGTTTGACAAAGAGTGGGTACACCTGCGCAAATCGAACACTGAACCGATTATCCGCATTTACGCCGAGTCGGATTCGAATGCTACCGCTGATCATTTAGCTAACAAAATCATCGGCGACATCAAAGAAATCATCAGCAAATAA
- a CDS encoding cysteine desulfurase family protein: MNVYFDNAATTPLDPEVLDAMLPFMRDHFGNPSSIHGHGRQVRAAIENARKTIAHLINAAPAEIVFTSCGTEADNYAAFGSVRTLGLKHAITSPLEHHAVLHTLQALQKAGDIQLSYVRHDTQGRFDLAHLEELLATQPRTFVSLMHANNEIGNLNDIVAIGELCAQHNAVFHTDTVQTMGHYPHNVQQLKANFLVGSAHKFHGPKGIGFLYRRSGLLVDALIHGGSQERNQRAGTENVYGIIGLAKALEIAYRDMAAHQRHIQGLKDRFINKLRAEIEGVEFNGTSAEADQSLYTVLSVSLPPSELNEMLLFNLDINKVSVSGGSACTSGANAGSHVLSALNVDPDRGTIRFSMSKYNTTEEVDYAVEQLAKMYRRQPLKI; this comes from the coding sequence ATGAACGTGTATTTCGATAATGCCGCCACCACGCCGCTAGACCCCGAAGTGCTGGATGCTATGCTGCCCTTCATGCGGGACCATTTTGGCAACCCGAGCAGCATACACGGGCACGGCCGACAGGTTCGGGCTGCCATCGAAAATGCCCGCAAGACAATTGCCCACCTGATCAATGCTGCCCCGGCCGAAATCGTGTTTACTTCCTGTGGTACGGAGGCCGACAACTACGCCGCTTTTGGCAGCGTGCGGACGCTGGGCCTCAAGCATGCCATTACTTCCCCGCTGGAGCATCATGCGGTATTGCATACCCTGCAGGCGCTACAGAAGGCCGGCGACATTCAACTGAGCTATGTGCGCCACGACACGCAAGGACGCTTTGATTTGGCGCACCTGGAAGAACTGCTGGCTACCCAGCCGCGCACTTTTGTGAGTTTGATGCACGCCAATAATGAAATTGGCAACCTCAATGACATTGTGGCTATTGGGGAGCTGTGCGCCCAGCACAATGCCGTGTTCCATACGGATACGGTACAGACGATGGGCCACTACCCCCACAACGTACAGCAACTTAAAGCGAATTTCCTGGTCGGGTCAGCGCATAAGTTTCACGGTCCGAAGGGCATTGGCTTCCTGTACCGCCGGTCGGGCCTGCTAGTAGATGCCCTAATCCATGGCGGCTCCCAGGAACGCAACCAGCGGGCGGGCACCGAAAATGTGTACGGTATTATTGGCCTAGCCAAAGCGCTGGAAATTGCTTACCGCGACATGGCCGCGCATCAGCGCCATATTCAGGGGCTGAAAGACCGGTTTATCAACAAGCTGCGGGCAGAAATTGAAGGGGTAGAATTTAACGGCACTTCTGCTGAGGCTGACCAGAGCTTGTACACCGTGCTGAGCGTGAGCTTGCCGCCGTCGGAGCTGAATGAGATGTTGCTGTTCAACCTCGATATCAACAAGGTGTCCGTGTCGGGAGGCTCCGCCTGTACCAGTGGTGCCAACGCCGGCTCCCACGTACTCAGCGCCCTTAACGTCGATCCGGACCGGGGCACCATCCGCTTCTCGATGAGCAAGTACAACACCACCGAAGAAGTAGATTATGCCGTAGAGCAACTCGCCAAAATGTATCGGCGGCAGCCCTTGAAAATCTGA
- a CDS encoding DUF389 domain-containing protein produces MHRNLALTVPAAITESLSKQLVEIEDVISLSVQIGASRKPVGDIITVQVLNRGADEVLRQVRAAVASPEELSISTAELSSIIDPVHGEQVLNDRDEAIWEEVEAGLRHQGRPTPNYAALMALGGVMAAVGLVSDPVPQAIAFIAASIISPGFEPIAAIPMGVVLRRWHVVGRGMRSVLIGYALFILTAGLTMLWLVGAGETSASALINNPEVRNISNPSLKELLVSACGAAAGIVIIAAYRRSVIAGALIALILMPAAALIGSGIALGQSHLALEGLTRFGIDVGFVIVLGLLIFYIKQKIVHRRESLE; encoded by the coding sequence ATGCATCGGAACCTTGCGCTTACAGTCCCTGCTGCCATTACTGAATCCTTATCGAAACAGCTAGTTGAGATTGAGGATGTTATTAGCTTAAGCGTCCAAATTGGCGCCTCCCGCAAACCCGTTGGTGACATCATCACGGTACAAGTGCTCAATCGTGGCGCCGATGAGGTGTTGCGCCAAGTCCGGGCGGCGGTGGCTAGCCCGGAAGAGCTATCCATATCAACAGCCGAGTTAAGCAGCATCATTGACCCCGTTCATGGGGAACAGGTGCTCAACGACCGGGACGAGGCCATTTGGGAAGAAGTAGAAGCCGGATTACGCCACCAGGGCCGACCAACCCCGAACTATGCCGCTCTTATGGCCCTGGGCGGTGTTATGGCTGCCGTGGGGCTCGTCTCGGACCCGGTACCGCAAGCAATAGCCTTTATTGCTGCCAGCATTATTTCACCTGGCTTTGAACCCATTGCGGCTATTCCAATGGGGGTAGTACTGCGGCGGTGGCACGTGGTGGGTAGAGGCATGAGGTCCGTGCTTATTGGCTATGCTCTGTTCATACTCACGGCGGGGCTTACCATGCTTTGGCTGGTAGGGGCCGGGGAAACCTCCGCATCGGCCCTGATAAATAACCCGGAAGTGCGTAACATCTCTAACCCTTCCCTGAAAGAGTTGCTAGTGTCTGCCTGTGGGGCGGCGGCGGGTATTGTCATCATTGCCGCCTATCGTCGGAGTGTTATTGCTGGCGCCCTAATTGCCCTCATTCTCATGCCTGCCGCGGCTTTGATAGGCTCCGGTATTGCCCTTGGCCAGTCTCATCTGGCCCTCGAAGGCCTCACCCGCTTTGGCATTGACGTAGGCTTTGTCATTGTGCTGGGTTTGCTGATCTTCTATATAAAACAGAAGATAGTTCACCGCCGCGAGTCACTGGAGTAA
- a CDS encoding PRC-barrel domain-containing protein → MEPTIDSIPSAQGLHLRRLRDLSDFEVADGNPDVRGWAVRGADGQQFGQVHELIVDTDALKVRYLDVELDERLNINERDRHILLPIGVAALDEEADNVFVPSLTARSVLEYPPYVEIQISRQYEEAMLRALNLPLAQTATTDFYSQPGYDDHAFYQRRRLG, encoded by the coding sequence ATGGAACCTACCATCGATTCTATTCCCTCCGCTCAAGGCCTGCACCTGCGTCGTCTCCGCGACTTGTCTGATTTTGAAGTAGCGGACGGCAACCCCGACGTGCGGGGTTGGGCAGTTCGTGGTGCTGACGGCCAGCAGTTTGGTCAGGTGCACGAGCTGATAGTAGACACGGATGCCCTTAAGGTGCGCTACCTGGATGTGGAGCTGGATGAAAGGCTGAACATCAACGAGCGAGACCGGCACATTCTCCTGCCCATTGGCGTGGCCGCCCTCGATGAGGAGGCCGACAATGTGTTCGTCCCCTCACTTACGGCCCGCTCGGTGCTGGAATACCCGCCCTACGTTGAAATTCAGATCAGCCGCCAGTACGAAGAAGCCATGCTCCGGGCCCTGAACCTGCCCTTGGCTCAAACTGCCACAACTGATTTTTATAGCCAGCCCGGCTATGATGACCACGCCTTCTACCAGCGTCGTCGGCTGGGGTAG
- the hemH gene encoding ferrochelatase — protein sequence MPSTPTSSKGRIGVLLVNLGTPDSPQTSDVRRYLNEFLTDGRVIDMPAAVRYPLFQGLIVPLRAPKSAKIYQQLWTERGSPLLYHGLDLQKLVQEQLGKEYLVAFGMRYQNPSIESALQELRDAAVERIIVLPLFPQYAAASTGSVQEKVMELVSKWWVVPSISFISTFVDDPGFISSFATLGKAEMAKRDYDHVVFSYHGIPERHVLKGSHKGYCKLGNCCNNYNKNNRYCYRAQCFETSRQLAQALGLAPEQYTTSFQSRLQSRLRDPWLQPYTDEVLKEMPAKGIKNVLAFSPAFVADCLETTIEVGEEFKEMFEEAGGSHWQLVPSLNSNPEWVQAVTSMIRRN from the coding sequence ATGCCCTCCACTCCCACCTCATCCAAAGGCCGCATCGGCGTCCTGCTCGTCAACCTTGGCACGCCGGACTCGCCCCAAACCAGCGACGTGCGCCGCTACCTTAATGAATTCCTGACCGATGGCCGCGTGATTGACATGCCGGCCGCCGTACGCTACCCGTTGTTTCAGGGGCTCATTGTACCGCTACGTGCCCCGAAGTCAGCTAAGATTTATCAGCAGCTCTGGACCGAGCGGGGCTCTCCCCTGCTCTATCACGGCCTGGATTTGCAGAAGCTGGTACAGGAGCAACTGGGCAAAGAGTACTTGGTGGCCTTTGGCATGCGCTATCAGAATCCCAGCATCGAGAGTGCCCTGCAGGAGTTGCGCGACGCGGCCGTGGAGCGGATTATTGTGCTGCCCTTGTTTCCGCAGTATGCGGCAGCCAGCACGGGCTCGGTGCAGGAAAAGGTGATGGAGCTGGTGAGCAAGTGGTGGGTAGTGCCCAGCATCAGCTTTATCAGCACCTTCGTCGATGACCCCGGCTTTATCAGCAGCTTTGCCACCCTGGGCAAGGCGGAAATGGCCAAGCGCGATTATGACCACGTGGTGTTCAGCTACCACGGCATTCCGGAGCGACACGTACTAAAGGGTAGCCACAAGGGCTACTGCAAGCTGGGCAACTGCTGCAACAACTACAATAAAAACAACCGCTACTGTTACCGGGCCCAGTGCTTTGAAACCTCGCGGCAGCTGGCCCAGGCGCTTGGCCTTGCACCTGAACAGTACACTACCTCCTTCCAGAGCCGCCTGCAAAGCCGCCTCCGCGACCCGTGGCTGCAGCCTTACACTGACGAAGTACTGAAAGAAATGCCGGCCAAAGGCATCAAAAATGTGCTGGCCTTCTCTCCCGCCTTCGTAGCCGATTGTCTGGAAACGACCATTGAGGTGGGCGAAGAGTTTAAGGAGATGTTTGAGGAGGCCGGCGGTAGCCACTGGCAGCTAGTTCCTTCGCTCAACTCCAATCCGGAATGGGTGCAAGCCGTAACCTCCATGATTCGGCGGAACTAG
- the era gene encoding GTPase Era, with amino-acid sequence MNTEPTPHRAGFVSIIGKPNVGKSTLMNALMGERLSIVTSKAQTTRHRILGILNGDDFQLVYSDTPGIIQPKYELHNAMMSFVYSSLEDADVILFVTDIYEKHDEEPVVERLRKMQDTPILLLVNKIDQADQAEVEAKVEYWRGHLPNAARVLPISALEKFGTGELLDLVLGYLPVHPPYYPKDELTDKPERFFAAEMIREKIFKLYKKEVPYSCEVAIDEFKEEEDIIRMRSTIYVERASQKGIIIGQQGTALKKVGTWAREEMEKFFQKKVFLEIHVKVNENWRTDPKALNRFGYSQ; translated from the coding sequence GTGAATACCGAACCAACTCCGCACCGCGCTGGCTTTGTGAGCATTATCGGCAAGCCCAACGTGGGTAAGTCCACGCTCATGAATGCCCTGATGGGTGAGCGGCTCAGCATCGTGACCAGCAAGGCCCAGACCACGCGCCACCGCATTCTGGGCATTCTGAACGGCGACGACTTTCAGCTGGTATATTCCGATACGCCCGGCATCATTCAGCCCAAGTACGAGCTGCATAATGCCATGATGTCGTTCGTGTATTCCTCTTTGGAAGATGCTGACGTGATTCTGTTCGTGACGGACATCTACGAAAAGCACGACGAGGAGCCGGTGGTGGAGCGCCTGCGCAAAATGCAGGATACCCCCATTCTGCTGCTGGTAAACAAAATCGACCAGGCCGACCAAGCCGAAGTGGAAGCCAAAGTAGAATACTGGCGCGGCCACCTACCCAACGCAGCCCGGGTGCTACCTATTTCTGCGCTGGAGAAATTTGGAACCGGAGAGCTACTGGACTTGGTTCTGGGCTACCTACCCGTGCACCCGCCTTACTACCCCAAAGATGAGCTGACGGATAAGCCCGAGCGGTTTTTCGCCGCTGAGATGATTCGGGAGAAAATCTTTAAGCTCTACAAAAAGGAAGTGCCTTACTCCTGCGAGGTAGCCATTGACGAGTTCAAGGAGGAGGAAGACATCATCCGGATGCGCTCCACGATTTACGTGGAACGAGCCAGCCAGAAGGGCATCATCATCGGCCAGCAAGGCACTGCCCTTAAAAAGGTAGGCACCTGGGCCCGCGAGGAAATGGAGAAGTTCTTTCAGAAAAAGGTCTTCCTCGAAATCCACGTCAAAGTCAATGAAAACTGGCGCACCGACCCCAAAGCCCTAAACCGGTTCGGGTATAGCCAATAG
- the der gene encoding ribosome biogenesis GTPase Der: MKNTIAIVGRPNVGKSTLFNRLVGQRKAIMDNESGVTRDRHYGYGDWTGKYYTVIDTGGYVHNSDDIFEGEINKQVKLAIDEADVVLFMVDVDAGLHHLDEEFANVLRRYQGKKPIYVVANKADTNTRAHAAGEFYSLGLGDGEIYPISSQSGSGTGDLLDAVISHFEEEGVEEPDAGVPKIAVVGRPNVGKSSFVNLLLGTDRSIVTDIAGTTRDSIQARYNAFGHEFILVDTAGLRRKTKVHEDVEFYSVLRSLRALEESDVCIVILDATRGIEAQDLNIIGLADKNRKGIVILVNKWDLIENKETNTAKEFEEKIREKIAPISYPPIIFTSVLTKQRVHKAIETAVQVYENKRRKIPTSELNEVMLKEIEKYPPPIQKGKLVRIKYATQLPTHNPVFAFFCNLPQYVKESYTRYLENRLREHFDFTGVPIGIVFRKK, encoded by the coding sequence ATGAAAAATACTATTGCCATTGTGGGCCGCCCCAATGTGGGCAAATCCACACTGTTTAACCGCCTGGTAGGCCAGCGTAAAGCCATCATGGACAACGAGTCCGGCGTAACGCGCGACCGGCACTACGGCTATGGCGACTGGACCGGCAAGTACTACACCGTCATTGACACCGGTGGGTACGTGCACAACTCCGACGATATTTTCGAGGGCGAAATCAACAAGCAGGTAAAGCTGGCTATTGATGAGGCTGACGTGGTGCTGTTTATGGTGGATGTGGACGCCGGTTTGCACCACCTAGACGAAGAATTTGCCAACGTACTGCGCCGCTACCAGGGCAAGAAGCCCATTTACGTCGTCGCTAACAAGGCTGATACCAACACCCGCGCCCACGCCGCCGGCGAATTTTATTCCCTCGGCCTCGGCGACGGCGAAATCTATCCTATCAGTTCTCAAAGCGGCTCCGGCACCGGCGACTTGTTGGATGCCGTTATCAGCCACTTTGAGGAGGAAGGGGTAGAAGAGCCTGATGCTGGCGTACCCAAAATTGCCGTAGTAGGCCGTCCGAACGTGGGCAAGTCCTCGTTCGTAAACCTACTGCTCGGCACCGACCGTAGCATTGTTACGGATATTGCTGGCACCACCCGCGACTCTATTCAGGCCCGCTACAACGCCTTTGGCCACGAGTTTATTCTGGTGGATACGGCCGGGTTGCGCCGCAAAACCAAGGTGCACGAAGACGTGGAGTTCTACTCCGTACTTCGCTCCTTGCGGGCCCTGGAGGAGTCAGACGTGTGCATTGTAATTCTGGATGCTACCCGTGGCATTGAGGCCCAAGACCTGAACATCATTGGCCTGGCCGACAAAAACCGCAAGGGCATCGTGATTCTGGTCAATAAGTGGGACCTGATCGAGAACAAGGAAACAAACACGGCCAAGGAGTTCGAGGAGAAAATCCGGGAGAAGATTGCGCCCATCAGCTATCCGCCCATCATTTTTACCTCGGTGCTTACCAAGCAGCGCGTGCACAAAGCCATTGAAACGGCCGTGCAGGTGTACGAAAACAAGCGCCGTAAAATCCCAACTTCCGAGCTGAACGAGGTGATGCTCAAGGAGATTGAGAAGTACCCGCCACCCATTCAGAAGGGCAAGTTGGTGCGTATCAAGTACGCCACGCAGTTGCCGACTCACAATCCAGTATTCGCCTTTTTCTGCAACCTGCCGCAGTATGTAAAGGAGAGCTACACTCGCTACCTCGAAAACCGCCTGCGGGAGCATTTCGACTTTACAGGCGTGCCCATTGGTATCGTTTTCCGGAAGAAGTAA
- the murQ gene encoding N-acetylmuramic acid 6-phosphate etherase, with product MSTTESPSLFNNLETLSTHELLAGLNSVDQTVPLAVAKALPQIERLVEATVTRLGAGGRLFYIGAGTSGRLGILDASECPPTFGVPHGVVVGLIAGGDTAIRKAVENAEDDAEQAWQDLLAYNITNQDIVVGVAASGRTPYVIGGLQQARSQGIATGCIVCNADSVVAATAEFPVEVVTGPEFVTGSTRLKAGTAQKLVLNMLTTATFIRLGRVKGNKMVDMQLSNAKLVDRGEKMLMDELGIGHEQAAALLHQHGSVRAALDAHKS from the coding sequence ATGAGCACCACTGAAAGCCCCTCCCTCTTCAATAACCTTGAAACCCTTTCCACCCACGAGCTACTCGCTGGCCTCAATAGCGTAGACCAGACGGTACCGCTGGCGGTGGCAAAGGCCCTCCCCCAGATTGAACGATTGGTGGAGGCCACCGTGACCCGTCTCGGGGCTGGGGGGCGGCTGTTTTACATTGGCGCCGGCACTAGTGGGCGGCTTGGCATCCTGGATGCCTCTGAGTGCCCACCCACTTTCGGGGTGCCGCATGGGGTAGTGGTAGGCCTAATTGCCGGGGGTGACACGGCCATTCGCAAAGCTGTGGAAAATGCGGAGGATGACGCTGAGCAGGCTTGGCAAGACTTACTGGCTTATAACATTACCAACCAGGATATTGTGGTCGGTGTTGCCGCTTCCGGCCGGACGCCATACGTAATCGGAGGCTTGCAGCAGGCCCGCAGCCAGGGCATTGCTACCGGCTGTATTGTATGCAACGCCGACTCCGTGGTGGCCGCTACCGCCGAGTTTCCCGTGGAGGTTGTAACCGGACCGGAGTTTGTGACGGGCAGCACTCGGCTGAAAGCAGGCACGGCCCAAAAGCTCGTTCTGAACATGCTCACAACGGCCACGTTCATTCGGCTGGGCCGGGTAAAGGGCAACAAGATGGTCGACATGCAGCTCTCTAATGCCAAACTGGTAGATCGGGGCGAAAAGATGCTCATGGACGAGCTCGGCATCGGCCACGAGCAGGCTGCCGCACTCCTGCACCAGCACGGCTCTGTGCGCGCGGCCCTGGATGCGCATAAGTCGTAG
- a CDS encoding cytochrome b5 domain-containing protein yields MSLIADPNDTLATYTKAQLALRNGQDRDEIWVGYRGLIYDVSRSRLWRRGNHYEHWAGQDLTKELEKDAPHTPNVFDNFPVVGKLA; encoded by the coding sequence ATGAGCCTCATTGCTGATCCAAATGACACGCTGGCTACCTATACCAAGGCGCAGCTAGCATTGCGAAATGGGCAGGATCGGGACGAAATATGGGTGGGGTATCGGGGGCTGATCTACGACGTGAGCCGGTCGCGCCTGTGGCGCCGTGGCAACCACTATGAGCACTGGGCTGGCCAGGACCTAACCAAGGAGTTAGAAAAAGATGCTCCCCATACCCCCAACGTCTTCGATAACTTTCCCGTTGTGGGCAAACTGGCGTAA